One window of Bacteroides sp. AN502(2024) genomic DNA carries:
- a CDS encoding prolyl oligopeptidase family serine peptidase: MKKNSIACFIGLLSCLYIQAQGTSAPFYNVVEKADWTRAEKFSADSLDLYVKGKRPYPTWVEGSYYFYYNVKEDNGILYYLVNSKNGKKRAMIKDNEQFVRQYAKIIGDTLDASNIQLYGFRFKKNDFNRFYLDKKGKSIMYDMQTGMLTQVKPENKKQECPIIKQVYHSTDSLFTMLGCGYDLYIRNNRTGNVRRLTTDGKENASYTYRCTKDTIEDNSRGFWLGHRYIYLMQDMSEVKEISLINSLTHQRPTTKTFKMPMPGDAGVRQYRLYWYDADHEQGKMLPIDKYPDQVVALDHFRSPESLFLTRRSRKADKIDFCRINLIDGTVTELISEECTPHINLTLSDYRIVEKGKYFIWWSERTGKGNYYLYDSNGQLLNRITQGDNLIAGNIVHVDTLQRNIIFAGYGQEPGINPYYTFYYKASLDGKRQMLLTPGNGNHELTLSDDRRYAIDQYSRMDLAPVMNVLSIDRPNRRFEVARMDDSKLRRAGWQPPVLLKLKAADGKTDLYGLMYLPSQLDKTKKYPIISNVYPGPQDDQVPQSFTLDDNGNQSLAELGFIVINVAPRGSSPLRGHDFYNFGYGNLRDYPLADDKNVINQLAHEYPFIDLDRVGIYGHSGGAFQAVAAILTYPDFYKVAIAASGNHDNNIYIQWWGETFHGLTEKTDPKTGKTVFSTKIPTNMELAGNLKGRLMLITGDVDKNVPPSSTYRLADALIKANKRFDMFILPGKDHGVMCPYYQNLIRYYFVENLIQPIKRHIDIINHN, from the coding sequence ATGAAAAAAAACAGCATCGCATGTTTTATAGGCTTGTTGTCATGTTTATACATACAAGCACAAGGAACCTCTGCACCATTTTACAACGTAGTAGAGAAAGCTGATTGGACACGAGCCGAGAAATTTTCCGCAGACTCACTAGATTTATATGTGAAAGGTAAAAGACCTTATCCTACTTGGGTCGAAGGCAGTTATTACTTCTACTATAATGTAAAAGAAGATAATGGTATTCTTTACTATCTGGTCAATTCCAAAAATGGAAAGAAGCGGGCTATGATAAAAGATAATGAACAATTTGTTCGTCAATACGCTAAAATTATCGGTGATACGCTCGATGCCTCAAACATACAGCTGTATGGCTTTCGTTTCAAGAAAAATGACTTCAACCGTTTTTACCTTGACAAAAAAGGTAAGTCCATCATGTATGACATGCAAACCGGAATGCTGACGCAAGTTAAACCGGAAAATAAAAAGCAGGAATGTCCTATCATCAAACAAGTATACCATAGTACCGACTCGCTTTTCACAATGCTGGGATGCGGATATGACCTATATATACGGAACAACCGTACAGGAAACGTGCGGCGTCTTACAACAGACGGAAAAGAGAACGCCTCCTACACCTATCGTTGTACGAAAGACACAATAGAAGACAACAGTAGAGGTTTTTGGCTGGGGCATCGCTACATCTACCTGATGCAGGATATGAGTGAAGTAAAAGAAATCAGTCTGATCAACTCCCTTACACACCAGCGTCCGACAACAAAAACATTTAAAATGCCCATGCCCGGTGACGCCGGAGTACGTCAATACCGCCTTTATTGGTATGATGCCGACCATGAACAAGGAAAGATGCTACCCATCGACAAGTATCCCGATCAGGTCGTGGCTTTGGACCACTTCCGCTCTCCTGAATCTCTCTTCCTGACCCGTCGGAGCCGCAAGGCTGACAAAATCGACTTTTGCCGTATCAACCTGATTGATGGTACGGTTACCGAACTCATCTCTGAAGAATGTACCCCACATATCAACCTGACATTGTCCGACTATCGTATTGTGGAAAAAGGAAAATATTTCATTTGGTGGTCGGAACGTACAGGAAAAGGCAACTATTACCTTTACGACAGCAACGGACAATTACTTAATCGCATCACACAAGGTGATAACCTCATAGCAGGTAACATCGTTCATGTAGATACTTTACAAAGGAATATCATATTTGCCGGATATGGCCAGGAACCTGGGATTAATCCTTATTACACCTTTTATTATAAGGCTAGCCTCGATGGAAAGCGACAAATGCTACTCACTCCGGGAAACGGCAACCATGAACTGACTCTTTCCGATGACCGGCGATATGCCATCGACCAGTATTCACGTATGGATTTGGCACCTGTAATGAATGTACTGTCTATTGACCGCCCTAACCGGCGGTTTGAAGTAGCCCGCATGGACGACAGCAAATTAAGAAGAGCAGGATGGCAGCCCCCCGTATTACTAAAATTGAAAGCTGCAGATGGAAAAACCGATCTCTATGGTTTAATGTACCTTCCATCCCAACTGGACAAAACAAAAAAATACCCTATTATCAGTAATGTATATCCAGGTCCACAAGACGACCAAGTCCCACAGTCATTCACACTTGACGACAATGGCAACCAGTCGCTGGCCGAACTCGGCTTTATAGTTATTAACGTAGCCCCCCGGGGCAGTTCTCCCTTACGCGGACACGACTTCTACAATTTCGGTTATGGTAACCTCCGCGATTATCCTCTAGCGGATGATAAAAATGTCATCAACCAATTAGCACATGAATATCCGTTCATAGACCTTGACCGTGTAGGTATTTACGGACATTCCGGAGGAGCATTTCAGGCAGTAGCCGCTATCCTCACCTATCCCGATTTTTATAAAGTGGCGATAGCAGCTTCAGGTAACCATGACAATAATATCTACATCCAATGGTGGGGAGAAACGTTCCACGGATTAACAGAGAAAACCGATCCTAAAACGGGGAAAACTGTATTCTCCACAAAAATACCTACTAATATGGAATTGGCAGGTAATCTGAAAGGACGGCTGATGCTCATTACGGGTGATGTAGACAAGAACGTACCACCTTCGTCTACTTACCGTCTGGCAGATGCCCTGATAAAAGCCAACAAACGTTTCGATATGTTCATCCTACCAGGCAAAGACCATGGAGTAATGTGTCCTTATTACCAGAATCTCATCCGCTATTATTTTGTAGAAAATCTGATTCAACCGATAAAGCGACATATTGATATCATCAATCATAATTAA
- a CDS encoding S8 family serine peptidase has protein sequence MEAALHFLQVKKLKPRQQIIVGIIDSGIDTTSIDLVPALWRNSKEKNDGKDNDKNGYVDDVHGWNFLGIQDGSFSMISAGTEEYREFKRLYPIYKNVKLETIQDTAEYAYYERMKKKAGIMSYIKFVNYTAIKDKAYQLVDSVLATIPGMNIDTLTIDRLIHLPIENEIWNNACQTLSVDLLKKGKQTLWKDVYQEHRNTFALMLKRLDGIEHDADKRLLMGDNLKDSSDRFYGNPLLQAEGCEHGTFVAGVIAGQGINDNTITGVWPQARLMIIRAVPDGDEYDKDISSAIRYAADNGAKVVNMSLGKYTSPDATMVNDAIAYALKKDVLIIQAAGNNKRNIDYTAYFPSAKDSKGKTFGNYLRIGSSNKKGQPSEFSNYGIKEVDVYAPGEEITSVTVGNQYMVSQGTSIATPVVSGVAAMLRAYFPKLTAAQIKEILIKSVRPVSELKDRCTSGGIIDALQAAKLATEYNKKR, from the coding sequence ATGGAAGCAGCTTTACATTTCCTGCAAGTCAAAAAATTAAAGCCACGGCAGCAAATCATCGTAGGCATTATTGATTCAGGCATAGACACTACATCCATTGATTTAGTTCCCGCTCTTTGGCGTAATTCAAAAGAAAAAAACGACGGAAAAGACAATGATAAAAACGGATATGTGGATGATGTGCACGGATGGAACTTCCTCGGAATCCAAGACGGTTCATTCAGCATGATTAGTGCCGGAACGGAAGAATACCGTGAATTCAAACGCTTATATCCCATATATAAAAATGTAAAACTGGAAACGATACAGGATACTGCTGAATACGCCTACTATGAAAGGATGAAAAAGAAAGCTGGTATCATGAGCTACATCAAATTTGTTAACTACACAGCCATAAAAGACAAAGCTTACCAACTGGTAGATTCAGTACTGGCAACCATCCCCGGAATGAATATAGACACATTAACCATCGATAGGTTAATTCATCTTCCCATCGAAAACGAAATATGGAACAATGCTTGCCAAACATTGTCTGTTGACCTCCTCAAAAAAGGAAAGCAGACACTGTGGAAAGATGTATATCAAGAACACCGTAATACATTTGCTTTGATGCTCAAACGATTGGACGGAATTGAACACGATGCCGATAAACGACTACTGATGGGAGATAACCTGAAAGATTCTTCAGACCGTTTTTACGGAAATCCACTACTACAAGCCGAAGGATGTGAACATGGAACTTTTGTAGCCGGAGTAATTGCCGGTCAAGGAATAAACGACAATACCATAACAGGTGTTTGGCCTCAAGCCCGATTAATGATTATCCGTGCTGTACCTGATGGTGACGAATACGACAAAGACATTTCCAGCGCTATCCGCTATGCCGCAGACAACGGAGCCAAAGTTGTTAATATGAGTTTAGGCAAATATACCTCACCCGATGCCACAATGGTAAACGATGCCATTGCTTACGCTCTTAAAAAAGACGTGCTCATTATTCAGGCTGCAGGCAACAACAAACGAAACATTGACTATACTGCGTATTTTCCTTCAGCAAAAGATTCAAAAGGAAAAACATTTGGCAATTATTTAAGGATAGGCTCCTCAAATAAAAAAGGACAACCGAGCGAATTCTCCAACTATGGAATCAAAGAGGTAGACGTTTATGCCCCGGGCGAAGAAATCACCTCAGTGACTGTAGGCAATCAATATATGGTGTCACAAGGAACTAGTATAGCTACTCCCGTAGTAAGCGGTGTAGCAGCTATGTTGCGAGCATACTTTCCAAAGTTGACAGCGGCACAAATAAAAGAGATATTGATAAAAAGCGTACGCCCCGTCAGCGAATTAAAAGACCGTTGCACAAGCGGAGGAATCATAGATGCATTACAAGCAGCCAAATTAGCAACCGAATATAATAAAAAGAGATGA